A single genomic interval of Spirosoma linguale DSM 74 harbors:
- a CDS encoding conserved hypothetical protein (PFAM: conserved hypothetical protein~KEGG: ajs:Ajs_0568 hypothetical protein) yields the protein MAFALPLIAPNQSLQPRLLTEQEIIARSRQGVLRAEADRVAGLVGLTDKELAAALGLSASYLHRLKVDQRLSQDASERLLLLENLLLHALDTFEERSKTVLSWLRSPLRELDYQTPLQVLDTVTGYTLVDRVLGRIDHGIFG from the coding sequence GTGGCCTTTGCATTACCTCTTATAGCACCCAACCAATCGCTGCAGCCTCGGCTCTTGACCGAGCAGGAAATCATCGCCCGCAGTCGACAAGGCGTGCTGCGCGCCGAGGCCGACCGCGTTGCTGGCTTGGTGGGATTAACCGATAAGGAGTTGGCGGCAGCCTTGGGCTTATCCGCTTCTTACCTGCACCGGCTAAAGGTTGATCAGCGCCTTAGTCAGGATGCCTCCGAGCGGTTGCTGCTACTAGAGAACCTGCTCCTGCACGCTTTAGATACGTTTGAGGAACGTAGCAAAACCGTCCTTAGCTGGCTACGCTCACCCTTACGGGAGTTGGACTACCAAACCCCCTTACAGGTCCTGGATACCGTTACGGGCTATACGTTAGTCGACCGGGTGTTGGGCCGCATTGACCATGGTATCTTTGGTTAA
- a CDS encoding putative transcriptional regulator, Crp/Fnr family (PFAM: cyclic nucleotide-binding~KEGG: dal:Dalk_3453 cyclic nucleotide-binding protein), protein MNDLLHQAARQLRQHIHQFVALSDEEWLGLEPHLSIVHLKKNEFIATQGVVASQIGFVLEGVFRQFYTKDGEERTTYFFFDQQLVAAYMSCITARPSPVNIEALSDTTCLVFPYAVLKALFSQYAGWQEFGRLFAEYIMVALEERMAGLLMLSPEERYLALLEGDQRHLLQRVPQHYIATYLGITPVSMSRIRNRIIPK, encoded by the coding sequence ATGAACGATTTGCTCCACCAGGCAGCCCGACAACTTCGGCAGCATATTCACCAGTTTGTGGCCTTGTCGGATGAGGAATGGCTTGGCCTGGAGCCACACCTGTCGATCGTCCATCTGAAAAAAAACGAATTCATAGCCACGCAGGGGGTCGTTGCCAGTCAGATAGGCTTTGTCCTGGAGGGCGTATTCCGGCAGTTTTACACCAAAGACGGCGAAGAACGCACTACCTATTTCTTCTTTGACCAGCAGTTGGTAGCAGCTTATATGAGTTGCATCACCGCCCGGCCATCGCCGGTTAATATAGAAGCCCTCAGTGACACTACGTGTCTGGTCTTTCCTTACGCCGTCCTCAAAGCCCTGTTTAGTCAATATGCGGGCTGGCAGGAATTTGGCCGTTTGTTTGCCGAATACATAATGGTGGCTTTAGAAGAGCGAATGGCGGGACTGTTGATGCTCAGCCCCGAAGAACGCTATCTGGCCCTATTGGAAGGCGATCAGCGGCACCTTCTTCAGCGCGTTCCCCAGCATTACATTGCCACCTACCTGGGCATTACTCCCGTTAGCATGAGTCGAATTCGTAACCGAATCATACCTAAATAA
- a CDS encoding transcriptional regulator, AraC family (PFAM: helix-turn-helix- domain containing protein AraC type~SMART: Helix-turn-helix, AraC domain~KEGG: pmy:Pmen_0268 AraC family transcriptional regulator): MPTELSIYLHVLRLLSGQSLAPEALHLAYPAPADTREHVRVFAPALVQFGTSYSALRLPTAVLALLPILTADPGLLALLEPHAAALLARLHKLPALADRVRHKLLHLLVQSEPTLEAVAKALSLSPRILQRQLRQDGYSYQQLLDEVRRELAERHLREGILSIKDIALLLGFAEPSVFIRAFRRWTGQTPGMFRRASY; the protein is encoded by the coding sequence ATGCCTACCGAGCTATCCATTTATCTGCATGTGCTGCGGCTGCTGAGTGGCCAGTCCCTCGCTCCCGAAGCACTACACCTGGCTTATCCTGCTCCGGCCGATACCCGCGAGCACGTTCGTGTTTTTGCGCCTGCCCTGGTGCAATTTGGTACCTCCTATTCAGCACTGCGCCTGCCAACTGCCGTGTTAGCGCTACTACCCATCCTTACCGCCGACCCTGGGCTACTGGCGCTACTTGAGCCGCATGCCGCTGCCCTGCTGGCCCGACTACACAAACTGCCCGCTCTTGCCGACCGCGTACGCCACAAATTGTTGCACCTGTTGGTTCAATCCGAACCCACCCTGGAAGCCGTGGCCAAAGCCCTGAGCCTTAGCCCCCGCATCCTCCAGCGGCAACTGCGTCAGGACGGCTACAGCTACCAGCAACTACTGGATGAGGTACGCCGTGAGCTGGCTGAACGCCACCTGCGCGAGGGTATTCTCAGCATCAAAGACATCGCGCTACTGCTGGGCTTCGCCGAACCGAGTGTGTTTATCCGGGCGTTTCGACGCTGGACCGGCCAAACGCCCGGAATGTTCCGCCGGGCGTCGTACTAG
- a CDS encoding RES domain protein (PFAM: RES domain protein~KEGG: bac:BamMC406_5847 RES domain-containing protein) has translation MTIVYRVVRQKYADRPLDVTGMWLNGGRWNPPGVGILYTAEHPALVEILVHMPQVPYDELPAYRLFSLELPQSSQQVVDATDLPPYWQENTYHRSQHLLADWLAKPDVLALGIPSSVMPSGINYLLHPAHNGYSSVRVIDEKPLVIDSRLWSK, from the coding sequence ATGACCATCGTTTATCGCGTAGTGCGGCAGAAGTATGCCGACCGTCCCCTGGATGTTACCGGTATGTGGCTCAATGGAGGCCGTTGGAATCCACCGGGTGTTGGTATCCTTTACACCGCTGAACATCCAGCTTTAGTGGAGATTCTGGTACACATGCCCCAAGTACCCTACGATGAGCTACCCGCCTACCGGTTGTTCAGTCTGGAGTTGCCTCAGAGTAGCCAGCAGGTAGTGGACGCGACTGACCTACCACCATACTGGCAGGAGAACACCTACCACCGGAGTCAGCATCTTCTGGCCGATTGGCTCGCCAAGCCGGATGTGTTGGCCTTGGGTATACCCTCTTCAGTGATGCCCTCCGGGATCAACTACTTACTGCATCCGGCCCATAATGGCTACAGCTCTGTACGGGTAATTGACGAGAAGCCTCTAGTAATTGATTCCCGCCTGTGGTCGAAGTAG
- a CDS encoding putative transcriptional regulator, Crp/Fnr family (KEGG: dal:Dalk_3453 cyclic nucleotide-binding protein): MDFYVTWLLLCSTGSNLRPEYNGLPSIYSLQALQHTQVLLIKKDNLLRLYQQCAKYETIGRLMAELVAHRATEIAMSLASEKPEERYRNLLKKQPDLFQQVPQKFIANFLGMTPERLAVFEGGWPFRSDLNLS, encoded by the coding sequence GTGGACTTCTATGTTACTTGGCTTTTACTTTGTTCCACGGGTAGTAACCTACGTCCAGAATACAACGGTCTTCCAAGTATCTATTCCCTGCAGGCCTTACAACATACCCAGGTCCTACTCATCAAAAAAGACAACCTACTCCGGCTTTATCAGCAGTGCGCTAAATACGAAACGATTGGCCGGTTGATGGCTGAATTGGTAGCCCACCGCGCCACCGAGATCGCCATGTCGTTGGCTTCTGAAAAACCAGAAGAGCGGTATAGGAACCTGTTGAAAAAACAGCCTGACTTGTTTCAACAGGTTCCACAAAAATTCATTGCTAACTTTTTAGGCATGACCCCGGAGCGCCTGGCCGTATTCGAAGGCGGATGGCCTTTCAGGAGCGATCTTAACTTAAGTTAA
- a CDS encoding Integrase catalytic region (PFAM: Integrase catalytic region~KEGG: maq:Maqu_3180 integrase catalytic subunit) translates to MANQRLPMHLLRQILLLQQQHKSIRDIARSLGLARNTVRGYLRMLPDPATLSLPQLSDQQLDELVQSRPPAPSPDAPLTILQQRFAQIDRELTRPGVTRYSLWLDYKAEHPNGYQYTQFCHYYQLWSQRQQTSMHIEHKAGDKLFVDFAGKRLSLVDQTTGEVRPVEFFVAVLGCSQLTYAQVVATQRKEDFITALQNALHYFGGVPAAIVPDNLKAAVIRSDRYEPQINETLADFALHYQTTILPARSGKPRDKALVEGAVNILYRRIYAPLRNEVFHRLDDLNAAIRPLLDAHNQMRFQNRGHSRQSQFEERERMHLMGLPNTAYLIKHYAGSRVQKNGHVLLSEDKHYYSVPYRYIGQWVRLIYTASSVEVYCQHQRIATHQRLQGQYHYSTLKEHLPPAHQWISDWSPETFVRRADRIGPQTRQAVEAILTSRAHPEQAYKSCQGVLSLEKKVGRERLERACQRALCYQSVSYKVIRSIIERGLDTLSDASPVSSVPSHENIRGASAYQ, encoded by the coding sequence ATGGCCAACCAGCGTCTTCCTATGCACCTACTCCGTCAGATTCTGCTTCTCCAGCAGCAACATAAGTCTATCCGGGATATTGCCCGTTCGCTAGGCCTGGCTCGCAATACCGTCCGGGGCTACCTGCGCATGCTTCCCGATCCGGCAACGCTTTCCCTCCCGCAACTCTCCGACCAACAGTTGGATGAGCTGGTACAAAGTCGTCCGCCTGCGCCCTCACCCGACGCCCCCCTAACTATTCTTCAACAACGATTCGCTCAGATTGACCGCGAACTGACCCGACCCGGCGTTACCCGGTATAGTCTTTGGCTGGATTACAAAGCCGAACATCCCAACGGCTATCAGTATACGCAGTTCTGCCACTATTATCAGCTTTGGAGCCAGCGGCAGCAGACCAGCATGCACATTGAGCACAAAGCGGGCGACAAACTCTTCGTCGACTTTGCGGGCAAGCGGCTCTCGCTGGTCGACCAGACAACAGGGGAGGTTAGGCCGGTCGAGTTCTTCGTGGCCGTGCTGGGTTGCAGTCAGCTCACTTACGCCCAGGTAGTGGCTACTCAGCGCAAGGAGGACTTCATCACCGCCCTGCAAAACGCCCTGCATTACTTCGGGGGCGTACCAGCGGCCATCGTGCCCGATAACCTCAAAGCGGCTGTGATTCGCTCGGATCGCTATGAACCCCAGATCAATGAGACGCTGGCTGACTTTGCGCTCCATTATCAAACGACGATCCTGCCGGCCCGGAGCGGTAAGCCCCGCGACAAAGCTCTGGTCGAAGGAGCCGTCAACATCCTCTATCGACGCATCTACGCTCCCCTGCGCAATGAGGTCTTTCATCGACTTGACGATCTCAATGCGGCTATCCGCCCCTTACTCGACGCCCACAACCAAATGCGCTTTCAGAACCGGGGCCATAGTCGGCAGTCGCAGTTCGAGGAGCGGGAGCGAATGCACTTGATGGGGTTGCCCAACACGGCTTATCTCATCAAACACTATGCGGGGAGCCGGGTTCAGAAAAACGGCCATGTACTGCTGTCAGAAGACAAGCATTATTACAGCGTACCCTATCGCTACATCGGCCAGTGGGTACGGCTGATCTACACGGCGTCAAGCGTTGAAGTCTACTGCCAGCACCAGCGTATTGCGACTCACCAGCGATTACAGGGACAGTACCATTACTCGACACTCAAAGAGCATTTGCCCCCAGCCCATCAGTGGATCAGTGACTGGAGCCCGGAGACGTTCGTCCGTCGGGCCGACCGCATTGGCCCCCAAACCCGGCAGGCCGTCGAAGCCATCCTAACGAGCCGGGCGCATCCCGAACAGGCTTATAAGTCGTGCCAGGGTGTACTAAGTCTGGAAAAGAAAGTGGGTAGAGAACGTCTGGAGCGGGCCTGCCAACGGGCGTTGTGCTACCAGAGCGTGAGCTACAAAGTCATCCGATCCATCATCGAACGCGGGCTGGATACGCTCTCCGATGCCAGTCCTGTCAGCTCAGTACCCAGCCATGAAAACATCCGGGGCGCATCAGCCTACCAGTAA
- a CDS encoding hypothetical protein (KEGG: oca:OCAR_6176 hypothetical protein) produces MENSISFDTILLQTGNNTGIRVPDDVIQQLGAGKKPPVLVTINHFTYPSTVGVMSGVYMIPVSSAVRQSAGVKGGDFIRVILRLDAEPRVVAVPLDVQQALDVNQGAKAFFESLSPSGKKKYVSLIEGAKSAETRQKRIDKAITDLVEGKK; encoded by the coding sequence ATGGAAAATAGCATATCCTTTGACACTATTCTTCTTCAGACGGGCAACAATACGGGTATTCGTGTACCAGATGACGTTATCCAGCAGTTGGGTGCGGGGAAGAAACCCCCTGTGCTGGTAACCATTAATCACTTCACTTACCCATCTACCGTAGGGGTGATGAGTGGTGTTTACATGATACCGGTTAGTAGTGCTGTTCGCCAGAGTGCTGGCGTAAAAGGGGGCGATTTTATCAGGGTTATCCTACGTTTGGATGCCGAGCCCCGCGTAGTGGCTGTACCCCTTGACGTTCAGCAGGCCCTGGATGTCAATCAAGGTGCTAAAGCCTTTTTTGAATCGCTGTCCCCCAGTGGTAAAAAGAAGTATGTAAGCTTGATTGAAGGCGCTAAATCGGCTGAAACTCGCCAGAAACGGATCGACAAAGCCATCACGGATTTAGTCGAAGGGAAAAAATGA
- a CDS encoding RNA polymerase, sigma-24 subunit, ECF subfamily (TIGRFAM: RNA polymerase sigma factor, sigma-70 family~PFAM: Sigma-70 region 4 type 2; sigma-70 region 4 domain protein~KEGG: pha:PSHAa0959 RNA polymerase sigma factor), whose protein sequence is MLKPDISHPLQSTREKTDETLLWQQFREGQQEAFQGMVQHFYRELHFYGGRFTRDSDLLKDCLQDLFMDLWIYRHKIVQTPYIRPYLYKSLRRKIHREVIRHSAIISEDSILFDDVSSEEITADQALIRTELSEYQTARLNALLATLSDRQREAIHLKFYAELSNHEIADILTVNKQSVANLLHRGLSRLRESWPSLLSLLGWLLNESLPK, encoded by the coding sequence ATGCTGAAACCTGACATAAGCCATCCATTACAAAGTACCCGGGAGAAAACGGACGAAACCTTGCTTTGGCAGCAGTTCAGGGAAGGGCAGCAGGAAGCCTTTCAGGGGATGGTTCAGCACTTTTACCGGGAGCTTCACTTTTATGGTGGCCGGTTCACCCGTGATTCTGATCTGCTGAAAGACTGCTTGCAGGATCTATTTATGGATTTATGGATCTATAGGCATAAAATTGTACAAACCCCTTACATCCGGCCTTATCTCTACAAATCATTACGACGGAAGATCCATCGGGAAGTGATACGCCATTCTGCCATAATTAGCGAAGACAGTATTCTCTTCGATGATGTAAGCTCTGAAGAGATTACCGCCGACCAGGCCCTGATTCGCACCGAGTTGTCTGAGTACCAGACTGCCCGGCTGAATGCACTCCTGGCAACTCTATCCGATCGGCAGCGGGAAGCTATCCACTTGAAGTTTTATGCTGAATTGTCTAATCATGAAATCGCTGATATTCTGACGGTCAATAAACAATCGGTTGCGAATCTACTACATCGGGGCCTAAGTCGATTACGGGAAAGCTGGCCCTCATTGCTGTCATTGCTCGGCTGGCTATTGAACGAGTCGTTACCAAAATAA
- a CDS encoding Radical SAM domain protein (PFAM: Radical SAM domain protein~KEGG: bid:Bind_2162 radical SAM domain-containing protein) encodes MIKTLCFLATYQCNAKCDFCECRPTVKDRIELSEMIRLIDEAYALGTVYVVVFSGGEPTLLKDDLLKAIQHATSKGLLTRVVTNGWWGGKRIEQGRAYLDKLIQAGLSEINISVDDLHQEWIDIEHVKNAFLACYERRFRCLIAHKQTRQSKITKSYLEAYFGVDLVDYDASRQYSEDEQARLISTSVVVPVGPVNAGKEADYEPENLLSLDWTRSCGSVLRDIIIGAKGNFLPCCGFVTKNTPELTREDLRQSTLLDAIDNANRDLMLNWIALEGPAAMAKFAQSKNPSIHLESSYTSICHICNEVLTRNDIRQAIADNLEEIKQRVAYQRVFLEKARTDQEVVKAFL; translated from the coding sequence ATGATCAAGACCTTATGTTTTCTGGCTACCTATCAGTGTAATGCCAAATGTGATTTCTGCGAGTGTCGGCCTACGGTCAAAGATCGCATCGAGTTAAGCGAAATGATTCGCCTGATCGACGAAGCCTACGCGTTAGGAACTGTCTATGTCGTGGTCTTCTCCGGAGGAGAACCCACTTTACTCAAGGACGATTTACTGAAAGCCATTCAGCACGCCACCAGTAAAGGGTTATTAACCCGAGTGGTGACCAATGGCTGGTGGGGAGGTAAGCGTATCGAGCAGGGGCGTGCCTATCTGGACAAGTTGATCCAAGCCGGCTTGTCAGAAATCAACATTAGTGTGGACGATTTACATCAGGAATGGATTGACATCGAGCATGTCAAAAATGCCTTTCTAGCTTGTTATGAGCGCCGGTTCCGCTGTTTGATTGCTCATAAACAGACCAGGCAGTCGAAGATTACCAAGAGCTATCTGGAAGCGTACTTTGGAGTTGACTTAGTGGATTATGATGCCAGTCGGCAGTACAGTGAGGACGAACAAGCCCGCTTGATATCTACCAGTGTCGTTGTACCCGTGGGCCCGGTCAACGCCGGTAAGGAAGCGGACTATGAACCCGAGAATTTGTTGTCTTTAGATTGGACCAGGAGCTGTGGCTCGGTTTTAAGGGACATTATTATTGGGGCCAAAGGTAATTTTTTACCCTGTTGTGGGTTTGTGACCAAAAACACCCCTGAGTTAACGCGGGAGGATTTGCGCCAGAGCACCTTGCTGGATGCTATTGATAATGCGAACAGGGATTTGATGTTAAATTGGATTGCCTTGGAGGGTCCAGCCGCCATGGCCAAGTTTGCCCAAAGCAAGAACCCCTCCATTCATCTGGAGTCAAGTTACACCTCAATCTGTCACATCTGTAATGAGGTATTGACGCGTAATGATATCCGCCAAGCCATTGCTGACAATCTGGAAGAGATCAAGCAGCGGGTAGCCTATCAGCGCGTATTTCTGGAAAAAGCGCGAACGGATCAGGAGGTTGTGAAAGCCTTTCTGTAA
- a CDS encoding anti-FecI sigma factor, FecR (PFAM: FecR protein~KEGG: pfl:PFL_0989 sigma factor regulatory protein FecR/PupR family), whose product MKRYQHYTVEEFLTDSWFLAWAKHQHPEARQFWEEWQLQNPAQRHTLLLAKDMAEALKHRPHALTVEQELLEVERIVKLARPGSIPSRGVRHKASWNRYGWLAALGFMMLGAGWWISHRQSSVTQLANMDPDFGREHRLTNQWFNQVNGTSQPITLSLPDGSQLTLMAHSQASYPRSFDADKREVYLKGDAFFSVVHEGKRPFLVYSGTLVTRVLGTRFRVQARPGEAHLRVSVLSGKVSVMDHKAWMAARSLGSKYVSGVVLTANQQVTYDPGQHSYQKELVPEPIVISTVAESPETFNFDDAPATNVFERLKKAYGVEIIYDASVLQSCTLTASLAGIPLHNQLQLLCASIGASYEVVDTRIIITSKGCP is encoded by the coding sequence ATGAAAAGGTATCAGCACTACACCGTTGAAGAGTTTCTGACCGATAGCTGGTTTCTGGCCTGGGCAAAACACCAACACCCTGAAGCGCGTCAGTTCTGGGAGGAATGGCAACTACAGAATCCTGCCCAACGGCATACGCTGCTGCTGGCCAAAGACATGGCCGAAGCCCTTAAACATCGCCCCCATGCATTAACCGTCGAGCAGGAGCTTCTCGAAGTTGAGCGGATTGTAAAACTCGCCCGCCCCGGATCAATACCGTCTCGCGGGGTTAGGCATAAAGCATCGTGGAACCGATACGGTTGGTTAGCTGCTCTTGGATTCATGATGCTGGGCGCTGGATGGTGGATTAGTCACCGTCAGTCATCGGTAACGCAACTAGCCAATATGGATCCTGATTTCGGTCGGGAGCACCGCTTAACGAATCAGTGGTTTAATCAGGTAAATGGCACGTCTCAACCGATAACACTATCGCTGCCCGATGGCAGTCAGCTAACGCTGATGGCGCATAGTCAGGCCTCGTACCCCCGCTCCTTCGATGCGGACAAACGTGAGGTTTATCTAAAAGGAGATGCGTTCTTTTCGGTTGTTCACGAAGGGAAACGACCTTTTCTGGTCTACAGTGGTACATTAGTCACCCGCGTACTCGGTACCCGGTTCCGGGTTCAGGCCCGTCCGGGGGAAGCCCACTTGCGGGTGTCAGTCCTATCCGGGAAAGTGTCGGTTATGGACCATAAGGCCTGGATGGCAGCCCGATCGTTGGGCAGTAAGTATGTATCGGGCGTGGTACTGACGGCCAATCAGCAGGTAACCTACGATCCAGGACAGCATAGCTACCAAAAAGAGTTGGTTCCTGAGCCAATCGTTATTTCGACAGTAGCAGAAAGTCCGGAAACGTTCAATTTCGATGATGCACCAGCTACGAACGTTTTTGAGCGTTTAAAAAAAGCTTATGGCGTAGAAATCATCTATGATGCCTCGGTTCTGCAGTCCTGTACGCTGACAGCTTCGCTGGCGGGTATTCCGCTTCATAACCAGCTTCAGTTGTTGTGTGCGTCAATCGGAGCTTCGTACGAAGTGGTCGATACGCGTATCATTATCACGAGTAAAGGCTGCCCGTAA
- a CDS encoding conserved hypothetical protein (KEGG: mex:Mext_3228 hypothetical protein): protein MKTLITIEEVAQFALSIFLFAKLPFVWWVYPALLLLPDVSMLGYLINTKVGAFSYNLLHHKAVAIAIGVAGLVLQNNELTLAGILLFGHSSMDRMIGAGLKYTTGFAHTHLSEAAAQTKPTTELKVA from the coding sequence ATGAAAACGCTCATCACCATTGAAGAAGTCGCTCAGTTTGCTCTCTCGATCTTTTTGTTTGCTAAACTGCCATTCGTCTGGTGGGTATACCCGGCTTTGTTGCTGCTCCCCGATGTCAGTATGCTGGGGTATCTGATAAATACTAAAGTGGGTGCGTTTAGCTACAATTTGTTACACCACAAGGCAGTGGCCATTGCTATTGGCGTGGCCGGATTAGTGCTACAAAACAATGAGTTGACGTTGGCGGGTATACTGCTCTTTGGCCACTCCTCCATGGATAGAATGATAGGAGCCGGCTTAAAATACACGACGGGTTTTGCCCATACGCACCTGAGTGAGGCAGCCGCTCAGACTAAGCCAACTACTGAATTAAAAGTTGCCTGA
- a CDS encoding conserved hypothetical protein (KEGG: gur:Gura_1403 hypothetical protein), producing MFLGHFGVGLAIKPLQPRVSLGTLFLATQLADLLWPTLLLLGVERVEIRPGLLAASPLDFVYYPFTHSLLAEVVLGIALGLAYGLFRRNWREALLVGLLVPSHWLLDLIMHRPDLPLYFGQSPKAGLGLWQNLPATLVLELGSLAVGLWVYMRHTKARNRTGRFALWGMIVFLVLVYVGGALGPAPASVAALAWSAQIVWLVVALGYWVDANREAV from the coding sequence ATGTTTTTAGGTCATTTTGGGGTCGGTCTGGCGATTAAGCCCCTGCAACCGCGCGTGTCGCTGGGCACCTTATTTCTGGCGACGCAGCTGGCTGATTTACTTTGGCCTACCCTGTTGCTGCTGGGTGTAGAGCGCGTCGAAATCAGGCCCGGTCTATTGGCTGCCTCGCCCCTTGACTTTGTGTACTATCCCTTTACGCACAGTTTGCTGGCAGAAGTGGTATTAGGTATAGCGCTGGGCCTCGCTTACGGCCTATTCAGGCGTAACTGGCGTGAAGCCCTGCTAGTGGGTCTGCTGGTACCCAGTCATTGGCTGCTCGACCTGATCATGCACCGTCCTGATCTGCCCCTTTACTTTGGACAATCCCCTAAAGCAGGGCTGGGTCTGTGGCAAAATCTGCCCGCAACGCTGGTACTCGAACTGGGCTCGCTGGCGGTCGGTCTATGGGTGTATATGCGCCATACCAAGGCGCGTAACCGCACCGGTCGCTTCGCACTCTGGGGTATGATCGTCTTTTTGGTGCTCGTTTATGTGGGCGGTGCCCTCGGTCCGGCCCCTGCCAGTGTCGCAGCCCTGGCCTGGAGCGCTCAGATAGTATGGCTGGTCGTGGCTCTTGGCTACTGGGTAGATGCGAATCGGGAAGCTGTATAG